In a single window of the Caloenas nicobarica isolate bCalNic1 chromosome 8, bCalNic1.hap1, whole genome shotgun sequence genome:
- the SMC4 gene encoding structural maintenance of chromosomes protein 4 — protein sequence MEGEQPTGIMPSKRTKTSTAAHRKGREPSEESSSDIEVENEGDRRPGKVPPQAVSDEVFDNRSLEEILGSIPPPPPPAMANEAGAPRLMITHIVNQNFKSYAGEKTLGPFHKRFSCIIGPNGSGKSNIIDSMLFVFGYRAQKIRSKKLSVLIHNSDEHTDIQSCSVEVHFQKIIDKEGDDYEVIPNSNFCVSRTAYRDNSSVYFINGKKKTFKDVGILLRSHGIDLDHNRFLILQGEVEQIAMMKPKGQTEHDEGMLEYLEDLIGSARLKEPIQTLCRRIELLNEQRGEKLNRVKMVEKEKDALEADKNTAIEFLCLENKMFKEKNCICQYYIHDLKKRINDVEMQKEKINEETKGVNEKSSKLAEDMTTKNKALKELEKKLTKITKFIEENKEKFTQLDLQDIKVRENLKNAKSKAKKLEKQLQKDKEKVEELKNVPSTSEKAISEATSKKELLEKTKEKEEEKLKQVMESLKEETQGLQEEKQSKEHELMEFSKTVNEARSKMDVAQSELDIYLSRHNSAVAQLNQAKEALTTTSETLKERKAAIKDIGIKLPQAERELKEKENALENLGREESSAKNLVRNLRQKVEEAKSSLALSHSRGKVLQALLQQKKSGNIPGLYGRLGDLGAISEKYDVAISSCCGALDNIVVDTIDTAQKCVNFLKAGGIGVATFIALDKMTVWEQKIQKIQTPENTPRLFDLVKVEDEKVLLAFYFALRDTLVANDLEEATRVAFQNDQRWRVVTLKGQIIEQSGTMTGGGGKIMKGRMGSSVVMDISEEEVNKMESQLQKDSKRVVQYEEQKSELEEAIRTLHQGVREMRNTLEKYTASIESLAEQEINLQTQIKELEANVIATAPDKNKQKELERVLNGYKKDYDCVAEKAGKIENEVKRLHNLIMEINNHKLKTQRDKLEKITKEIDECCSAVTKAQVAIKTASRNLKKSQDAVLRTEKEIESNEKEIKDLTEELTMLENKAAEVIKDCRQAEETLPAVQEEQRSLLQEIKTLKDDEHALQKEALNIKLKIEQLDSHISTHQSKIKYWQKEMSKLSLHSIEDKPPEELPVLSPEELEAIKDPDVITKQIALLEAQCHEQKPNLGAIAEYKKKEELYLKRVAELDEITNERDKFRQAFEELRKQRLNEFMAGFNVITNKLKENYQMLTLGGDAELELVDSLDPFSEGITFSVRPPKKSWKKIFNLSGGEKTLSSLALVFALHHYKPTPLYFMDEIDAALDFKNVSIVAFYIYEQTKNAQFIIISLRNNMFEIADRLIGIFKTHNTTKSVGTNPKVIAAKGLAELNGLGCLIAQK from the exons CAGTCTCAGATGAGGTGTTTGATAATCGGAGTTTAGAAGAGATTTTGGGTAGCATCCCTCCTCCCCCACCTCCAGCAATGGCCAATGAAGCTGGTGCTCCTCGTCTCATGATAACTCATATTGTAAACCAGAACTTCAAATCCTATGCAGGGGAGAAAACTTTGGGACCTTTTCATAAG CGTTTTTCATGTATTATTGGGCCAAATGGCAGTGGAAAATCCAATATCATTGATTCAATGCTTTTTGTGTTCGGGTATCGAGCACAAAAAATCAGATCCAAAAAACTCTCAGTGCTGATCCATAATTCTGACGAACATACGGACATCCAGAGTTGTTCTGTGGAAGTTCACTTCCAAAAGATCATTGACAAG GAAGGAGATGATTACGAAGTCATTCCTAACAGCAATTTTTGTGTATCTAGAACTGCCTATAGAGATAATTCTTCTGTCTACTTCatcaatggaaagaaaaagacattcaaAGATGTTGGTATTCTTCTTCGAAGCCATGGAATCGATCTGGACCATAACAGGTTCTTAATTTTACAG GGGGAAGTTGAACAAATCGCAATGATGAAACCGAAGGGGCAGACGGAACACGACGAAGGCATGCTGGAGTACTTGGAAGATTTAATAGGATCTGCACGACTCAAAGAGCCCATCCAGACACTGTGCCGCAGAATTGAGCTTTTAAACGAACAGAGGGGAGAAAAG TTAAATAGAGTGAAAatggtggaaaaagaaaaggatgcCTTGGAAGCGGACAAGAATACGGCCATTGAATTTCtctgtttggaaaacaaaatgtttaaagaaaagaatTGTATCTGTCAATACTACAT ccATGACCTCAAGAAGCGAATAAATGATgtggaaatgcagaaagaaaaaattaacgAAGAAACAAAAGGTGTTAATGAGAAGAGCAGTAAACTTGCAGAGGACATGACAACCAAgaataaagctttaaaagaaCTTGAAAA gAAACTCACTAAAATCACAAAGTTcatagaggaaaataaagaaaaatttactCAGTTGGATTTGCAGGACATTAAAGTGAGGGAAAATCTAAAAAATGccaaaagcaaagctaaaaAACTGGAGAAGCAACTtcaaaaggacaaagaaaag GTGGAAGAATTGAAAAATGTACCTTCCACTAGTGAAAAAGCCATCAGTGAAGCAACATCTAAGAAAGAGCTTCTcgaaaagacaaaagagaaagaagaagaaaaactcaagCAGGTTATGGAGAGCCTTAAGGAGGAAACACAAGgacttcaggaagaaaaacag AGCAAAGAGCACGAGCTTATGGAGTTTAGTAAAACGGTGAACGAAGCGCGTTCGAAGATGGACGTGGCGCAGTCAGAGCTCGATATCTACCTCAGCCGTCACAACTCTGCCGTGGCGCAGTTAAACCAGGCGAAGGAGGCGCTGACGACGACCTCAGAAACtctgaaggaaaggaaagctgcCATCAAAGACATAGGGATAAAATTACCCCAAGCTGAACGGGAATTGAAGGAG AAAGAGAACGCACTTGAGAACCTGGGAAGAGAAGAATCAAGCGCTAAGAATCTTGTTAGAAATCTGCGTCAAAAAGTAGAAGAAGCCAAAAGTTCGTTAGCGCTAAGTCACAGTCGGGGAAAAGTGCTTCAGGCTCTGCTTCAGCAGAAGAAATCTGGAAATATTCCTGGACTCTATGGGAGACTg GGAGATTTGGGAGCCATCAGCGAGAAGTACGATGTTGCTATTTCGTCCTGTTGCGGGGCCTTGGACAACATTGTTGTTGATACCATCGATACCGCGCAGAAATGTGTGAATTTCTTGAAGGCGGGAGGAATCGGAGTTGCCACGTTTATAGCCCTGGACAAA ATGACTGTATGGGaacaaaaaattcaaaaaatcCAAACTCCTGAAAATACTCCTCGGTTGTTTGATCTGGTGAAAGTAGAAGACGAGAAGGTTCTCCTGGCGTTTTACTTTGCCTTGCGGGATACCCTGGTGGCCAACGACTTGGAAGAAGCCACCAGAGTAGCATTCCAAAACGATCAGAGGTGGAGGGTGGTCACACTGAAAGGACAAATCATTGAACAGTCAG gAACAATGACTGGTGGTGGGGGTAAAATAATGAAGGGTAGAATGGGTTCCTCAGTCGTAATGGATATTTCAGAAGAAGAG GTCAATAAAATGGAATCTCAGCTGCAGAAGGATTCTAAAAGAGTAGTGCAGTatgaagaacagaaatcagAACTTGAAGAAGCCATAAGAACCCTGCACCAAGGTGTTCGGGAGATGAGAAATACTTTAGAGAAGTACACAGCGAGTATTGAG AGTTTAGCTGAACAAGAAATTAATCTCCAAACCCAAATTAAGGAACTTGAAGCAAATGTAATTGCTACTGCTCcggacaaaaacaaacagaaggaaTTGGAAAGAGTCCTTAATGGTTATAAAAAAG ATTATGACTGCGTTGCCGAGAAAGCTGGGAAAATAGAAAACGAAGTGAAACGATTGCATAACCTCATAATGGAGATCAATAATCataaactgaaaacacagcGAGACAAACTGGAGAAGATCACCAAGGAAATAGATGAATGTTGTTCGGCTGTCACTAAAGCCCAGGTGGCGATCAAGACGGCGAGCAG AAACCTGAAAAAATCTCAAGATGCTGTTCTGCGCACGGAGAAGGAAATTGAGAGTAAcgagaaagaaattaaagactTAACAGAAGAGCTGACTATGCTAGAAAACAAAGCCGCCGAGGTTATAAAGGACTGCAGGCAAGCTGAA GAAACATTGCCGGCAGTTCAGGAGGAGCAGCGCAGTTTACTCCAGGAGATTAAAACTCTTAAAGATGATGAACACGCGCTTCAGAAGGAAGCTCTTAATATTAAGCTTAAAATCGAACAACTTGATAGTCATATTTCTACACACCAGTCAAAGATTAAATACTGGCAAAAAGAG ATGTCCAAATTATCGCTGCACTCCATAGAAGACAAACCACCTGAAGAACTTCCAGTGCTGAGTCCAGAAGAGCTCGAGGCCATCAAGGATCCCGACGTTATCACCAAACAGATCGCGCTCCTGGAAGCCCAGTGCCATGAACAGAAACCCAACCTTGGGGCCATTGCAGAATACAAGAAGAAG gaAGAGCTGTACTTGAAACGTGTGGCTGAATTGGATGAAATTACCAATGAGAGAGACAAGTTCCGACAAGCTTTTGAAGAACTGAGGAAACAAAGGCTGAATGAATTCATGGCAGGATTTAATGTCATAACAAATAAACTGAAGGAAAACTACCAGATGCTAACTTTGGGAGGGGATGCGGAATTGGAACTTGTGGACAGTCTCGATCCCTTCTCGGAGGGAATCACATTTAG CGTTCGGCCTCCGAAGAAAAGTTGGAAGAAGATATTTAACTTATCGGGAGGAGAGAAGACTCTTAGTTCGCTGGCTCTAGTTTTTGCTCTTCACCATTACAAGCCAACGCCACTTTATTTTATGGATGAGATTGATGCAGCACTTGACTTCAAAAATGTCTCTATTGTGGCATTTTACATATAT gagcaaacaa